atcaaaatcatctgcaACAAAATCAATCGAATGTacaacatttttatttatattttcaattttctatttttttcttttatttgtttattttaatttttattaaaatactcaaaacgacgtcgttttaattttttaaaataaaaaataaaataaaatgcatttaaaccgccGATTTTTCCAATTTTAGCGGTTTACACTGGTTCAATAATATATCTGATCCAACAATTGAACCAGACTGATTACCTGGTCGGTTCTCGATTCGACCGactggtccgatttttaaaacacataGTATGGTATATAAATTTTTATTGACCAACCTCTTATAGGTGCTACTTCTACATAAGTACACTTACGATTGCTTAACATAGTGTTAAATTGTCCCGAATCGGTTGATTGATCATTAATGACTAACATTGACCTATAATTGTGATAACTTTACTTTTATGCACTTTATCTTTTAATATCATTTACATTAATGTCATTTATCATTTTTCCATTTACATATCATGTCATTTGTTTCTTGTGATTATGTTTATTGCTTCTTGTCTTTATTGCTTTATTATTGCTTATCAAaagaccaaaaacatttaaatataACAAAACCCTAAAAAGATTCTTAATAATGTTTTGTGGACTTGATGTTACTTTCTCATGCTTATGGAGTTTGAAATTTGGACTTAGACTTAGAATGTTTTCCCCGTGTTTGGAGATTCATCTGACACTTTAATTCATCTGGACCTTGAACTTTCATCTAAGAACTTGGCTCTTATCTTGATAAATAGTTGAACCTTTGAATTTGGGATTTCATTTGGTGTTCTGTGATCTTAATGTTCCTCTAATACACTTGTGATCTTGAATTTCATCTGATGTTTGATTCATCTGAGGCTTTAGATTCATCTGATCATATTGATTTGCATGATTGTTGCTTCTTATGGTTAAACTCCAAAGAGAAAGAAATGCTTATTTGGACCAATATCAAATGCTTGCTCCATCTTGTGATTAGTTCACTTGCACACACTGTGACGCtcgtaatatatatttaattatttcgcttattttgaattatatagtgAAATTAGGAATTCTTGgtgttttatataattattttatgttttaataataataataataataataataataataataataataataataataataagagagtAGTAGATAAATAGTAATTGGGCCGTGAACGTGAGTTAGCATGAGAATGTGGGGAGTGTAAGTGTTAAGCCCAAATAAAGGGAAATACTTAGTGAAAGATTAATAAAAGGAGGGAAATAGGGAGAGTTAGTGAAGAACAGGACTTTTGAAGAGAACGTAGAataaagagaaagaggagaagagaagaaAGTACAACCTATAACGAAAGAATTTTCCGGTTGAAGGTTTAGAATCACCAAACaaagtaagggtggggttctaacctTATAAAGGGTTGTATAATGGTGGGGAATGGTAGAAATTAGGTTATGTGAATTGTATGCCATAAGTTCTCATTATTTGTCTTATGAATCTTTGAGGTTGTTGATTATGATGTCGATAATTGCATTGAAAAACTAtgaattttgaagattttcgtatggGAAAATATGGATTTTTGGGGGCTTGAGGGATGAAGGTTCGTAGCAGCAAAAACAATCATTTTTGGGTCTGCTACATCGGGAACCGGGTTCCCAAATAGGGGAACCAAGTTCCCAGACTCTCTGTAGCATAAAAATTGAACTTTTAACAGGGGGAACCGGGTTCCAAAATGAGGGAACCGAGTTCTCATGAAACAGAGGGTGTGGGGAACCGGGTTCTCAAAtaggggaaccgggttccactgagttgaaatgattttttttctaaacttcaaagagccataacttttgactcgggtgtccgtttgacgcgccGTTTCGACCATTGAGAAGCTAAAACTATTTTCTAAATGATAAAAATCAGTTTGATGACAGTAGCTCAGTATTTTACGGGTAGGGATGTGGTTTATTACTTGGGTTGCAGTGTTATGTTGGCAGTGATGTGGTTTATTACTTGAGTTGTAGTGTTATGTTGTCACATGTAGACGATGCATACTTTGCATTAATTATGACGACGAcgtggcctggattggcaaagtGACGTGAGCTTTGGCTCGATTATGCCCAAAATTGGCAAAGTGATGTGGGCTGATGCCctaggtaccacatgcatattagGAAGTCGGTCTCATTACATCATCATTGTTATTACTATCGGTTTGATAATCGTGATTATTTGATGTGGATGTATATGTATTGGTAGGTTGTAATATTTTATGACGAATGTAGTAAACAAATGGAATAACATGGATTATGATCATGTGAACTTGTATTTCGATCTGCTTATTATGTtacgatatctcaccccttctgtttgaatgttaccttatGTTGGTAATGTGTAGATAATCCGCAGTAGCTTGAAGAGGCGTTTAGCGGAGGAATTTCCTTGCTTTGCGTAGTTGGGTCggtgtcgctctgatatgtaacacttggggtttttcgtgtttgttttgtatttttgggAGTGAAACTTTATAAATCCATTGCTGAATTTTTCTATTGATACTTTATGTTGGTACTTATTCTAAAGACGATGTTGTCAATTTATGTTTTAAGTTTGATGCTGGAAATTCGTGAATGATTCATACTATAATTTTCCGCTGCGATTAAGAGAAAAGAATTTCAGACATGATTAAATTGTGTTATGTGTTGCGTACCTACTTTACGAGCTTTTGTGGAATTATGAAGGTAGCATCCTAAATGTATTTTGAAATTACATTTTAGTTACTATTAATTTCCTATATATTGACGTGGGGCGATTTAGGGTGTTACACACACAAAGGCTTTTTTTTGTGATACCACTACAACAAAATTGAGCAGAATTACAAATActttgacttccctattgcacagaAGAGATATGTAGGCATAAGATGTGACGTTTTACCGAACACTAAAAAGTCAAACATTTTTTTCTCATCCCATCAATATTTTTGCAAACTTTAATCCTTTAGTCTaaaaacacatattttcaaaaagttCTCATGAAATATCATTAATATGAAaggtgctaatacattccccttCCCCTTGTAACAACAGTAATAACTATATAACAAGAAAGAGAAAGGATTTTTCTCTTGTTTTGTGCAATTGATTATTCCATTGCTTAATCGTGTCACCTCCACTAAAATTAACCCTGCAAGAAGTTTCATTAGTTATATTCCAAACTTAGCACAAAGCATGCGTCTTGATAACATCAGCTACCACTAAACCCTTACTTTTCTCCAATAATTATATATATCATGTTTCTTTACTCTCAAGAGCTGCCAATAGCGAAGCTTCAATCCAGATTTTTTAAATTGCTGTTTTGCCATCAAACTTTAAGTGTTAAAATACAATTTGCCCTCTACCCAATTGCATCTTTTTATATCTTGATGATGACTAAATTAACTAGTTTTATATTTTCTCAAGTGGTCCACCACTGCCTATATAAACTACACAGTGccaaattatttttttgaaaaatcagaAAGCAATATTctgaaaattttatatttattattgaaATTTAAATATGATAGCAACATTTCTGAAACGTATTCGTTACATGCAACATAAGAATTAGAGTTGCCTCAAGTTTTGTGAAACACTTGTAAATAGGCCCGGTCTTGCGGAGGAGTAAGAGACTCTGTAAAGAGGATCTCAAAAGGGCCCTcaaattttaaaaagttcaatttcttttacattaatattaataaatagagATAATAGTTATTTTGCCCCCTGTTATAGGAGTGAGGTTTAAAAAACTCCCTATAAAAAAAAGTTTGGATTCGCTCCAAACATGAAGATTTCTCTGTTTTGCCCCTTCAAGAAATTCAATCATCAGAATTATTGACGTGGCaacctttttttatattttcaattttttcaatatttttagtGATGTGGCAGGTTTAgttggaattttttattttttaaattatttttaatggcGTGGCAGACTtagttagaatatatatatatatatatatatatatatatatatatatatatatatatatatatatatatatatatatatatatatatatatatatatatatatatatatatatattataataatttctaaaaacatgtttactaaatatttatttagatccttatgttttaaaatatattttattataattattaactaataatgttttattaactaatatattaagtaatttattttttaatatattagttaattattgttaacgttattaattaatatattaattaattaaattattaaataaattagttaatatattatttaattaaattataaaatatataagtttaaatataatagttatattatagttattagttaatattagttaacattattattagttaatactgttacaattaatatttattttactgttaaaggtaattacattataaaatataaactaaattaaattaaagttaattaaattataaaatataaaataaattaatttagttttaatttaaattagtttaatttagttttaatttagtttatttttaattacataaactaatttaaaaaatacttaaCCAAATTAATTTAGTTATGTTTTATAGGCTatgttttataaactaatttaaaaaatactgaACCAAATTAATTTAATCATGTTTTATAggctatgttttaaaaaatacTGTTAGTCATATTTTATAGGCTATGTTTTAATAAAAGAACGTAGCTTTTAAATTAATGTAATAAACtaatttaaactaatttattaacattattttaaataataatttaaatatttaaatttatttaaatattaacatttttaaatatcaatggtatttaatattttttaaatatttatgttataaTAGTTTAAATATTAACGTTAAATATGCAATTCATGTAATAAATATTTAGTAAATACTTTTTcagaaattattataatatatatttaatgcaAGAATTAATACAAAAGAAGCAAATAGTCTAGTGGTTTGTGGTGCCCCCTTGCAATTATTAAAAATTCCAACTAAACTTgtcacgtcattaaaaataattaaaaaaataaaaaaattccaactgccacgtcattaaaaataattttaaaaaaatgaaaatatataaaaaaagttgTCACGTCAATAATTCTGATTATTGAATTTCTTGAAGGGGCAAAACAGGGAAATCTTCATATGTCAGGGGACGAATCCAAACTTCTTTTTTATAGGGATTTTTTCAAACCCCGTCCATATGCTAGGGGAAAAAATAGCTATTATccctaataaatatataaattaatataaaaaaatttaataaataaaaaattttagaataaaaattcaatacaattaaaaaatgagattgataaaagtctaaataattataattaaatttattttttaatacattattatattttatatgtgctatttttatttatcataattgtatttttttttttaaatttgaacccATTTTTTAATTTAGAACGGGACTTTTTGCTTGATTGGGTCAGGCCTGCTTGTAAATTAGTTGCAATTTAACCAGAGCCAACTTAGTGCAGATGCAGGTTGTGCTATCGCACTGGCTCCAAATCTTGAAGAGcctaatgattttttttaatcactaaattaatatattttatgcctctttttaaaaatacatataaaattataatttattttaaaaatctattttacACTTCTTTATttgtaaaattataatttagtttTAAAATCTATGATTTTATactgtttttaaaaacaaaaattggtATAAActatactttttaaatttattttttaaattaaaacatagtTTCAAAATTAATTGGGTCGGTCTTGAGTTTAATCATTACAAAGCAAATGAAAatcttatataattataatttaaatgtgataaatattttataaaatctctATTTATTCACAAATAAATTTTAGATCATATGCGGTTGTCAGTGATACGGTTGTCAGTGATACACTAAATCAAAATCAACAATGACTCTAATACTTAATAGGGTCATTCATTATCTTGTCAAATATGACTCTAATACTTAATAGGGTCATTCATTATCTTCTTTCATTAAAGAAGATAAAGAGAGGGTATTGCttgaatttagtatttaaaatgaGGATTCCATGAGGTAATCTAAAGAGTACAAAACAAACTCATATACAAAAACTAAACAGTAGTCAAAAAAGCAAAGCATTGCTTTATGCATTCAATAGCACAAATGCATCAATCAACAAAAAGAAATATACCTTGTACACCACCTACTCTTGTCTTAAACCGGGACCAAGATATAACTATAAAGTGGTCCAAGAAACATATCAAATTAAAAATAGAGGAGTTTCTAAATTTATCATCTTATATTGCTTTTAGGGATGAATATTGAAAAAATCTCATAAAAGTTATATAATAGCACTTTAAAATAGATCTcataaatgtttttataaaagCTTTAAAAGGCTAAAAAGATAACACAAAGTTGCCCTTTCTAGAGATCAAATTCAATATTACTCCTACTTCTATAAAAATGTATCCCTTATGGAAAAGATGGATTAGGAATCAGATAATCAATGTGGCATATTACTTGGTCAACACAACAAAATCTTTGTAGTGCACACAACACAAGTAGTCAAACACTTGAGCTTTTGAGGGGCCCACACCATCCAACATGCTCTTATTATGACAATGATACATTCAGGCCATAACCCACTCACTCTCTCAACATTTACAACCGCCCAGGATAGTGACATATTGACTCCAACTTGATTCACTTCACAACCATTCCACACTTCAAAATAAGACAAAAAATTAGGTCTTtttgtaatatttaaaaataccACAAGGGTACTTTCAATAACCAAGTGGTTTATATATTGCACAAAACTTGCACCTAATTCATTTACAAATAAACTATTAACCATATTATCTTTTCTATCAAGCAAACCcactaaagaaaaaaaacatgggAAATTGCTTGGTGCTGCAACAAATTAATATGATGAAGATCATAAAAACTGATAGGAAAGTTCTTGAATTCAAAGTACCAATCAAAGTTGAAGAGGTTTTGCCACTTCCACCTCCAGCATCACCAAAAGGGGTCAAGAAGGTGAGGTTTGCAAATCCAGAAGTTCAAGATGTACATAAAAGTAGTGTGGTTAGGATTAAGCTTGTTATTAGTAAGCAAAAACTGCAAGATATGTTGGATAATGGAGGGATTTCAGTTGACAAGATGTTATCTCTTGTTCATGGTGAAAAGGGAGTGGATGGTGAAGATTTGTGTAAAGAAAATAATGATGATTCTCTAGGAGAATGGAAACCGGTATTGAAAAGCATACCTGAAGTAATCTAGCAGTAGGCTTCAAGTTACaatatttttgtttctttcttataCTGTTTAAGTGTTAGAGTTTTCCTTTTTCTAATATGTACTATACAATAGTGTAATAAAAGAAGTAAtaatcatggttttaaattgcggtcgcGGATGCGGTTGCGGGAGTTGCTGTTGCGGCCAATGCAATTGCTGCGATGCGCATTGCGgccgttgcggcgtgaattttgatcggaagatatttgaaaaacaCCATTAAAAAACTCTTAAAGTTAATATTTTACATTACAAATCACATGTAAATTGAGTTTTTTGGGTTCTCAAATGTTGAGTTATGATGAAAATATGTTAAGAAACATGGGTGAAAGTGTTTGATGCGAATTTTAGTGTTGTCGGATGTGTGATTTCAAATCACAACGCAATTGCGGCCTGATGCGGAGACTACCACGTGCGCGCATCAGCAATATTGCGGCTGCAATTGCGATTGTGgatcgcaatttaaaaccatgatatAAATAGAGGATACCAAAGAAATATTCTGACTTCAAGTTCAGCATATATTCTTTTCTAGGCTAACATTTGTATTTTGCGTGAATCAATTGGCCGGCCGAAAAACACTCGTATCACATTAAATTTTGATTCTTATAGCACATTTTCTATTAGTTATgagtctcacatcggacaatatatgacctGAACATGTGTTCAAAAGTAGGGGCGATTTTCGCCTTACTAGCCGATTttatagggttgagttaggcaTAATCATATTTCCTAACATGATATGACAGCCTCGTTTAAGATTCAATGAGCTTATAAGTGGGGGTAATCCTCACCCTACTAGTTGATTTTGTAGAGTTGAATATTTATACTTCCACAAATCTTCATACTTCTAAGTCATGTCATCATAGTTTTAACATCCTCATTCAAGTTATACTAGGATTTGCAGGTTAGAAGACTTAAGAAAATTCAAGCCTCGACCATGATTGTgcttcaatctcatactttgttgacatAATTCTTCTCAACGCTCACCACACCAATTTATTGTGAAattaatgccaagaacaaagcATAATAGGTTTATTTTCTTGGTAAGAAACCCACAAGGGTAGGAAAGAGGGAAGCAAGCAAGAACACAATGAAATTGGCTATAAAcggttattctttactttctctttgaaacaagattacaagtgttacaaaataacaaataaccttCTCACCCTAATTAGAATTTatagtatgcaatgatgagagactaatatGCTATTCATAATAAAACTAACACACTAAACTAATGAGCTTCTACACACATACctattacacaagctaacttagggaacaaactaacttaaacaattaggCTTAACAAACAGGCTCAATTCGATATGTTAACAATCCTAGTATACTTCGAGTACAACATGAGAATAGACTTCGACGACATGCTATGATTTTGTCGAATtgttgaaccaagaagctaccattcgatcatactagagtttgatccaatatctcacaattctccaccttggaacaaactctataacatcaagggaacaaactagctttcttcttgcagctttatcaactgcaatTGCGCAAGGTATTGGTGCTCATATCAGCAACATTATGATCTTTAGAAATCTTTAGcatttggacttctccacgctcgattacccCTCTGAAGAAATGCAGCCTTACATCAATGTGCTTGATCCGCTCATGATAGGCTAAATTTTTctacaggtgtattgcactttgaatatcacatttaacagtgataactcgaccttgaagtttcagctctttAACAATACCTTCAAGTCACAattcttctttcacaacttcactGAGGAAAATATATTCTTcttcagtggttgataaggcAACAACCTTATGAAGTGTTACTTTCCAACTGGTTGTTGTCCCAAACATAGTGaacacatatccagaaatagatttcctagaatccatacaacttgcataatcagagtcgacatacccTTTGATTACTGTTTTACTATCTTCACCACATGCTCCACCAGAAATTAGGACTCTgtttagagacccatttatgtaccttggaattcacttcaatgcttgccattgagcctttccaggattcaccatgtacctgcttacaagacttgctgcatatgttatgtcgggtctagtacaaaccattgcaaacatcaaagaacctactatGTTAGCATATGGGATGATATTCATATATATAAGCTCTTTCAACCTCGGTACTGGGACACTGATTTATACTTAGCTTGAACTGAGGATTTGTTAGTGTCACAACAtgctttgaattcgacataccaaatttGTTGAGAATCTTCTTCAGGTGtgtctcttgagataagcataatctcAACTGTTTTCTATCTCTTCGGATGTTAATCTCAAGAATCCTGGATGCAAGTCCCAGATTCATGTCGAACTCCTTTTTGAGTTCAACCTTCAGCTTCATCACATCCTCgatattgttgcttgctatgagaatatcatccacataaagcaacaaaataacaaatgaatttccATGTCAAAATTTGAAGTAAACAtggtggtcgaactgacttctaatgaaacctaTGTGTGCCATTAACTTATCAAATCTTGTATTCCATTGTCGAGGAGAGTGTTTTAGTTCATGAAAGATATATTCAATTTGCACACATGatcttcctttccctttttcTGTATACCCTTCAAGTTGCTTCATTAGGATTTTTTCATCTAGATCTTCATACAAGAAGaaagtcttcacatccatctgttcaagTTCTAGGTCGAACTTCGCCACCATAACTAACAACATTCTGATGGAGATATGCTTTACAATAGGTGAGAACACATTATTGGAATCAACACCTTCTTTTTTAGTAACCTCCTTACGACCAATGTTGTCTTGTATCTTTTTGACATcgctccttcaattccttccttaatcTTGAAAATCCACTTACAGCTAATTAACCTGACCCCTTTAGATTTCTCGATCAGCTTCCATGTGTTaatatcatgaagagatttcatctcatcattcatggctttcagccattcagtcttatttcgactccttataacttccttatagtctttaggttcttcatctagaacctcacttgcagatatTAAACCATAAGGTATGAGATCttcatacccaagtctctgaggtggtttgatgactcttctcggccTATCTCTTGCTAACAGGTAATCATCAATAGTTTCCTCATCTTCCTCGGTATCTTCAGCATCTTGTGgttcttctttgacttcatctgggatatacAATTTAGCATCGACATGCTCCACCTTAACAAGAATCTCTCCCTGTTCCAACTCTTCAGACATTTCTGCGTTTCGACCAACGTCGTGAGTTTTCTTGAaagtcatttcagcttcattgaaaactacatctcgactaggGATACAACTATTTTGACCTGACTCTAGGCACCATaccctataagctttgactccttcaaggtatcccatgaacatgcatctcagatttctaggttcgactttgtcttgcctaatgtaagCATAGGCTGTGCAACCAAATACTCTAAGTTTGTCAAGATATGGTgaatgtcccgaccaaacttctttaggtgtcttcatatctagcacagtcgaaggacatctgtttatcagatatgttattTTCGAAACAACATCTACCTAAAtcaccttctttaacccaacaCTAGTCAATATGCATCTACAAATCAAAGAAGGATTAAAATATTtatcaaactatattaaatataaaacatACGACAAAGTAGAACTACAAaaaagaatcaaatcaaatcttccaTAGTCACAAGAGTAAGGATACTAGTCTTACCTATActaaaaagaaatattaatttttttgattaaatgtggtgtgaaaaacgatgtcaagaacaaagtataatggaAAATTATGGAAGACAAGCagaacaacaaggattggttataactgctattcttttactttctcttcaaacaagattacaagtgttacaagaataacaaataaccatctccccctaaattaggatttgcagtatgcaatgatgagagactagtatgttatttataataaaaactaatatattaaactaatgagctttttcacaaatactcattacaagcctacttagggtacaagctaacttaaataatcggacataacaaacagacccaattcgaaatactaacaaccctagcatttcaacacccacatactagaacacacttcgactataATATGTAGGTGTTCGACACAATCTCTGTCAAaccagaagctacccttcgacacactagagttcgatccaattctcacaaaATGTTTAATAGTAATTCGATCTAACTCTCTAAACATAAAaagtaaaattaatattttgttaataaatttaATTGGTATACACCGACAAAGTAAAACAATTTTATACTATCATTTAATTGTGACAGTCATATTTCTGAATGATTGTGATGCATTGActgtgtaaaaaaaattttagaAAGACATTGTATTACAATTAATCTCTTTGTTAATATATCTAAGAAATTAATATTTTAGCTTGTAACCATACAAGAATATTCATTAAAAGAAATGAATTAGTGGATGAAAAATTTGCTTGTTCTAATGATGGAACAAGAGTAATAACTATATAACTAGAAAGACAGATGCATTATCTCTGTTTTGTGCAATGGACTATTCCATTGCTTAATTGTGTGTTTCCTAACTCCACTAAAATTAACTATGCAAGAAGTTTCATTAATTAAATTCCAAAGCTAGCACAAAACATGCGTATTGATAACATCAGCCACCACTAAGGCCTTTCTTTTCTCCAAGTACTCCTCCAATAATTATTTTGTCTTCTTTGCATTTCCCTTtcagggtcatgctaacgagtgccccagagACACTGGTTAAGGATTCCAAAAATAAAAGtattctataaataaataaaatattttagtttacaatgcattgaatacaagtaGTTTTAAGAAAACATACCTTTTATTTCTTAGAAAAGTCAATTATTTCCATTTTCATTATATTGAATACAAGTCTTTAATAATCTAAACATACCTTTTTAAATCCTTAACCAGTGCCcttggggcactcgttagcatttccctttcattaaatatataatatactccctccgttttttattataagtcgttttagacttttcacacagtttaagaaaaataataattgttgtatgaaaatgagaaattatgaaggtttttacaaaattatccttcattaatgacatatggaagataaatttatataattgaaaggagagagaataataaatatttaaggatataataggaaaagtagcattaattattcattggaattgtaaagcgacttatatttaaatacaatttttttttctaaaacgacttataataaaaaacggagggagtgcTTTTTACTCTCAAGAGCTACCAATAGCTAAGCTTCAATCCAGGTTTTATAAATTGTTGTTTTGCCATCAACCTTTTTAAGTGTTAAAATACAATTTGCACTCTACCCAATTGCATCTTTTTAAACCTTGGTGATGACTAAATTAACTTGTTTCATATTTTTCTCAACCGGACCACCACTGGCCTATATAACGACATAATGCCAAACTATCTTTTGGAAAAATCACACCACATCCAATAGGAGCCATTCATTATCACCTTTCACTA
The Vicia villosa cultivar HV-30 ecotype Madison, WI linkage group LG6, Vvil1.0, whole genome shotgun sequence genome window above contains:
- the LOC131613081 gene encoding uncharacterized protein LOC131613081; this translates as MGNCLVLQQINMMKIIKTDRKVLEFKVPIKVEEVLPLPPPASPKGVKKVRFANPEVQDVHKSSVVRIKLVISKQKLQDMLDNGGISVDKMLSLVHGEKGVDGEDLCKENNDDSLGEWKPVLKSIPEVI